The following coding sequences are from one Cervus canadensis isolate Bull #8, Minnesota chromosome 4, ASM1932006v1, whole genome shotgun sequence window:
- the C1QTNF2 gene encoding complement C1q tumor necrosis factor-related protein 2 isoform X2, translating to MTGWEKYAWGGCRLGCSSGRRDGPELRGCRRPWTWPAAVRVTTMIPWVLLACALPCAADPLLAAFARRDFQKGSPQLICSMPGPQGPPGPPGAPGPSGMVGRMGFPGKDGQDGQDGDRGESGEEGSPGRTGNRGKPGPKGKAGAIGRAGPRGPKGISGAPGKHGTPGRKGPKGKKGEPGLPGPCSCGSSHAKSAFSVAVTKSYPRERLPIKFDKILMNEGGHYNASSGKFVCSVPGIYYFTYDITLANKHLAIGLVHNGQYRIRTFDANTGNHDVASGSTILALRQGDEVWLQIFYSEQNGLFYDPYWTDSLFTGFLIYADQDSPSEV from the exons ATGACGGGATGGGAAAAGTATGCCTGGGGCGGGTGCCGGCTGGGCTGCAGCAGCGGGAGGCGGGACGGCCCAGAGCTTCGTGGCTGCAGACGCCCCTGGACGTGGCCGGCCGCGGTGAGG GTGACCACCATGATCCCCTGGGTGCTGCTGGCCTGTGCCCTTCCTTGCGCGGCCGACCCACTGCTGGCTGCCTTCGCCCGCAGAGACTTCCAGAAGGGCTCCCCTCAACTCatctgcagcatgcctggccccCAGGGTCCACCCGGCCCCCCAGGAGCCCCAGGGCCCTCAGGAATGGTAGGAAGAATGGGCTTTCCAGGCAAAGATGGCCAGGATGGCCAGGACGGGGACCGAGGGGAGAGCGGAGAGGAAG GCTCACCTGGCCGGACAGGTAATCGTGGGAAGCCAGGCCCGAAGGGCAAAGCCGGGGCCATTGGGCGGGCCGGCCCACGTGGCCCCAAAGGGATCAGCGGTGCCCCGGGCAAGCACGGGACACCCGGCAGGAAGGGGCCCAAGGGCAAGAAGGGGGAGCCGGGCCTCCCGGGGCCCTGCAGCTGCGGCAGCAGCCACGCCAAGTCGGCCTTCTCCGTGGCGGTGACCAAGAGCTATCCTCGGGAGCGGCTGCCCATCAAATTCGACAAGATACTAATGAACGAGGGCGGACACTACAACGCTTCCAGTGGCAAGTTCGTCTGCAGCGTGCCGGGCATCTACTACTTCACCTACGACATCACGCTGGCCAACAAGCACCTGGCCATCGGCCTGGTGCACAACGGCCAGTATCGCATCCGGACCTTCGATGCCAACACGGGCAACCACGACGTGGCCTCAGGCTCCACCATCCTGGCGCTCAGGCAGGGGGATGAGGTCTGGCTGCAGATCTTCTATTCTGAGCAGAACGGGCTCTTCTACGACCCATACTGGACCGACAGCCTCTTCACGGGCTTCCTCATCTACGCTGACCAGGACAGCCCCAGTGAGGTGTAG
- the C1QTNF2 gene encoding complement C1q tumor necrosis factor-related protein 2 isoform X1 produces MIPWVLLACALPCAADPLLAAFARRDFQKGSPQLICSMPGPQGPPGPPGAPGPSGMVGRMGFPGKDGQDGQDGDRGESGEEGSPGRTGNRGKPGPKGKAGAIGRAGPRGPKGISGAPGKHGTPGRKGPKGKKGEPGLPGPCSCGSSHAKSAFSVAVTKSYPRERLPIKFDKILMNEGGHYNASSGKFVCSVPGIYYFTYDITLANKHLAIGLVHNGQYRIRTFDANTGNHDVASGSTILALRQGDEVWLQIFYSEQNGLFYDPYWTDSLFTGFLIYADQDSPSEV; encoded by the exons ATGATCCCCTGGGTGCTGCTGGCCTGTGCCCTTCCTTGCGCGGCCGACCCACTGCTGGCTGCCTTCGCCCGCAGAGACTTCCAGAAGGGCTCCCCTCAACTCatctgcagcatgcctggccccCAGGGTCCACCCGGCCCCCCAGGAGCCCCAGGGCCCTCAGGAATGGTAGGAAGAATGGGCTTTCCAGGCAAAGATGGCCAGGATGGCCAGGACGGGGACCGAGGGGAGAGCGGAGAGGAAG GCTCACCTGGCCGGACAGGTAATCGTGGGAAGCCAGGCCCGAAGGGCAAAGCCGGGGCCATTGGGCGGGCCGGCCCACGTGGCCCCAAAGGGATCAGCGGTGCCCCGGGCAAGCACGGGACACCCGGCAGGAAGGGGCCCAAGGGCAAGAAGGGGGAGCCGGGCCTCCCGGGGCCCTGCAGCTGCGGCAGCAGCCACGCCAAGTCGGCCTTCTCCGTGGCGGTGACCAAGAGCTATCCTCGGGAGCGGCTGCCCATCAAATTCGACAAGATACTAATGAACGAGGGCGGACACTACAACGCTTCCAGTGGCAAGTTCGTCTGCAGCGTGCCGGGCATCTACTACTTCACCTACGACATCACGCTGGCCAACAAGCACCTGGCCATCGGCCTGGTGCACAACGGCCAGTATCGCATCCGGACCTTCGATGCCAACACGGGCAACCACGACGTGGCCTCAGGCTCCACCATCCTGGCGCTCAGGCAGGGGGATGAGGTCTGGCTGCAGATCTTCTATTCTGAGCAGAACGGGCTCTTCTACGACCCATACTGGACCGACAGCCTCTTCACGGGCTTCCTCATCTACGCTGACCAGGACAGCCCCAGTGAGGTGTAG